The Microbacterium sp. LWO12-1.2 genome includes a window with the following:
- a CDS encoding ABC transporter substrate-binding protein → MHTAARAGVAFTAVAVLALTGCAAGASPDTEPTQDEVAPGFLAVSDDAFDGGGDLVVQVDYDTAEASGLDPQGAATARSWMLEGLSYETLTTIDENLDVAPSLATSWETPSATEYVFTLADDAVFSNGRAMTAADVVGSLQRLLDTPTTWTGQLGPIASIEETGDLEVTVTLSEPYAPFLAALANTPAAVLPMAEIESGEVDITTEMVGTGPLVATAHRQDEEWTFAPNEHHPDAASLGFSTLTIDIVGDEATRAAALRDGSADFAVLNSIDSAELLANAKDVTVVGQRNTDFHYLMINSLTGDEALQDQDVRFAINSAIDRDAINELAFGGSTAATGVTPAGLPDACVAEDLPSAARDVAAAKAVIDEIGGLELDLVVYTDEPVLAQIAQVMQQNLAEIGVTVEIQQVDYATYSAAVYGSPADFDLALSWFAGYADPAMVTTWWNPEVAGFSAVFMKGSDELDGLIADGYSTEPGADRAAVFEKLCAVADEQSEMVPLVLRPSTIGWNTASLSPTLSSDEGYGNFLRYITQFRAS, encoded by the coding sequence ATGCACACTGCAGCTCGCGCGGGGGTGGCGTTCACCGCCGTCGCCGTCCTCGCCCTCACCGGATGCGCCGCCGGCGCCTCACCCGATACCGAACCCACGCAGGACGAGGTCGCACCCGGGTTCCTCGCCGTCTCCGACGATGCCTTCGACGGCGGCGGTGATCTCGTCGTCCAGGTGGACTACGACACCGCCGAAGCCAGCGGCCTGGACCCGCAGGGCGCGGCGACGGCTCGCTCCTGGATGCTGGAGGGGCTCTCGTACGAGACGCTCACCACCATCGACGAGAACCTCGACGTCGCACCCTCGCTCGCCACCTCCTGGGAGACGCCGAGCGCCACCGAGTACGTCTTCACGCTCGCCGACGACGCCGTGTTCTCGAACGGACGCGCGATGACGGCGGCAGACGTGGTCGGCAGCCTCCAGCGCCTCCTCGACACTCCGACGACCTGGACCGGCCAGCTCGGCCCCATCGCGTCGATCGAGGAGACCGGCGACCTCGAGGTCACCGTCACGCTCTCCGAGCCGTACGCCCCCTTCCTCGCCGCACTCGCCAACACACCGGCCGCCGTGCTGCCGATGGCCGAGATCGAATCGGGTGAGGTCGACATCACGACCGAGATGGTCGGCACCGGCCCGCTCGTGGCGACCGCGCACCGGCAGGACGAGGAGTGGACCTTCGCGCCGAACGAGCACCACCCCGACGCCGCATCCCTCGGGTTCTCGACGCTGACGATCGACATCGTGGGCGATGAGGCCACCAGGGCGGCAGCGCTCAGGGACGGCTCGGCGGACTTCGCAGTGCTCAACTCGATCGACTCCGCCGAACTCCTCGCGAATGCGAAGGACGTGACGGTCGTCGGCCAGCGCAACACCGACTTCCACTACCTGATGATCAACTCGCTCACCGGCGATGAGGCTCTGCAGGATCAGGACGTGCGGTTCGCGATCAACAGCGCGATCGACCGGGACGCCATCAACGAGCTCGCGTTCGGCGGCTCGACGGCGGCGACCGGCGTCACCCCCGCTGGCCTCCCCGACGCCTGCGTCGCCGAGGACCTTCCCTCCGCCGCACGGGACGTGGCGGCGGCGAAGGCCGTGATCGACGAGATCGGCGGCCTCGAGCTCGACCTGGTCGTGTACACCGACGAACCCGTGCTCGCCCAGATCGCACAGGTCATGCAGCAGAACCTCGCGGAGATCGGCGTGACCGTCGAGATCCAGCAGGTCGACTACGCCACCTATTCCGCCGCCGTCTACGGCAGCCCTGCCGACTTCGACCTGGCGCTGAGCTGGTTCGCCGGCTACGCGGACCCGGCCATGGTCACGACCTGGTGGAACCCCGAGGTCGCCGGCTTCTCCGCCGTCTTCATGAAGGGCTCCGACGAGCTCGACGGGCTCATCGCCGACGGATATTCGACCGAACCCGGCGCCGACCGCGCCGCCGTGTTCGAGAAGCTGTGCGCCGTCGCCGACGAGCAGAGCGAGATGGTGCCGCTGGTGCTGCGCCCGTCCACCATCGGATGGAACACGGCATCGCTGTCGCCGACGCTGAGCAGCGACGAGGGCTATGGCAACTTCCTCCGCTACATCACCCAGTTCCGCGCGAGCTGA
- a CDS encoding primary-amine oxidase yields MNCSCSQSDHVQRSRRLGDESGAPYATLSADELQRVAEILRANDALDDAHRIAYIGLDEPDRTEVTAGRSVPRRARVQLLDVDSGRARALSVDLGTGTLAKDVDIDPDRDGQVPLLQEEHGIIRELIGADERWATALAARGIDDPSTVALAGLSAGRYPIEGERGRRLARVLGHHQPTPQTMPWAHPIDGLVAYVDLASRTVVDVIDTGVMPIPQETGDYHVPGMFGPERTTQKPIVIQQPEGPSFSFDGDVISWEKWSLRIGYDMREGLVLHGIGFEDDGRVRPIVHRASIAEMLVPYGDPGPVRFWQNYFDTGEYLLGRLVNSLELGCDCVGDITYLDVPIADARGDVKVLPNAICIHEEDAGVLWKHTEQFTGTSDVRRQRRLVISFFVTVGNYDYGFYWYLYLDGKIEFEAKATGLVFTAAYDERTSRFASELAPGLAAPYHQHLFCARLDMAVDDGPAVIDEVDVGALPIDDDNLHGSAIGFTKTRLRSEQEGRRRANATVDRTWRISSATAKNRLGRPTSYVLTPEGKPVLLAQPESVIASRARFATSDLWVTAYDPDERYPAGDVVNQSAPEQGLPAFVADDASLDGADLVLWHTFGLTHFPRTEDWPIMPVDTCGFTLKPHDFFDRNPTLDVPASPTACACAHEDTGAARTEHHLHHLSVRPSSHHG; encoded by the coding sequence ATGAACTGCAGCTGTTCCCAGTCCGACCACGTCCAGCGCTCGCGCCGCCTCGGCGACGAATCCGGGGCGCCCTACGCGACGCTCTCCGCGGACGAACTGCAGCGCGTCGCCGAGATCCTCCGGGCGAACGACGCGCTCGACGACGCACACCGCATCGCCTACATCGGACTCGACGAGCCCGACCGCACCGAGGTCACCGCAGGCCGCAGCGTCCCCCGCCGCGCTCGCGTGCAGCTCCTCGACGTCGACAGCGGACGCGCACGGGCGCTCTCGGTCGATCTCGGCACCGGCACGCTCGCGAAGGACGTCGACATCGATCCCGATCGCGACGGACAGGTGCCGCTGCTGCAGGAGGAGCACGGGATCATCCGCGAGCTGATCGGCGCCGACGAGCGCTGGGCGACCGCGCTGGCTGCGCGCGGCATCGACGACCCCAGCACCGTCGCCCTGGCAGGTCTCAGCGCGGGCCGCTACCCGATCGAGGGCGAGCGAGGCCGACGGCTGGCCCGCGTGCTCGGCCACCACCAGCCGACGCCGCAGACCATGCCGTGGGCGCATCCGATCGACGGCCTCGTCGCCTATGTGGACCTCGCGAGCCGCACGGTCGTCGACGTCATCGATACCGGTGTGATGCCGATCCCGCAGGAGACCGGCGACTACCACGTGCCCGGCATGTTCGGCCCCGAGCGCACGACGCAGAAGCCGATCGTGATCCAGCAGCCCGAAGGCCCCAGCTTCTCGTTCGACGGCGACGTCATCTCGTGGGAGAAGTGGTCGCTGCGCATCGGCTATGACATGCGGGAGGGGCTGGTGCTGCACGGCATCGGCTTCGAGGACGACGGACGCGTGCGGCCGATCGTGCACCGCGCCTCGATCGCCGAGATGCTGGTCCCCTACGGCGACCCCGGGCCCGTGCGTTTCTGGCAGAACTACTTCGACACCGGCGAGTACCTGCTCGGCCGTCTCGTGAACTCCCTCGAGCTCGGCTGCGACTGCGTCGGCGACATCACGTACCTCGACGTGCCGATCGCCGATGCGCGCGGCGACGTGAAGGTGCTGCCGAACGCGATCTGCATCCACGAGGAGGACGCCGGGGTGCTCTGGAAGCACACCGAGCAGTTCACCGGCACGAGCGACGTCCGGCGCCAGCGGCGGCTGGTGATCTCGTTCTTCGTCACGGTCGGCAACTACGACTACGGGTTCTACTGGTACCTCTATCTCGACGGCAAGATCGAGTTCGAGGCCAAGGCGACAGGGCTCGTGTTCACCGCGGCCTATGACGAGCGCACCAGCCGCTTCGCCAGCGAGCTCGCGCCGGGGCTCGCCGCCCCGTATCACCAGCACCTGTTCTGCGCACGGCTCGACATGGCCGTTGACGACGGGCCCGCCGTGATCGACGAGGTCGATGTCGGGGCTCTGCCGATCGACGACGACAACCTGCACGGCAGCGCGATCGGCTTCACGAAGACGCGTCTGCGCAGCGAGCAGGAGGGTCGGCGCCGGGCCAACGCGACCGTCGATCGGACGTGGCGCATCAGCAGCGCGACCGCGAAGAACCGCCTCGGCCGACCGACCTCCTACGTCCTGACGCCGGAGGGTAAGCCGGTGCTGCTCGCGCAGCCGGAATCGGTGATCGCCTCCCGTGCCCGCTTCGCGACCTCCGACCTCTGGGTCACCGCATACGACCCCGACGAGCGCTACCCGGCGGGCGACGTGGTTAACCAGAGCGCCCCGGAGCAGGGCCTGCCCGCCTTCGTGGCCGACGACGCCTCACTCGACGGCGCCGACCTGGTGCTCTGGCACACGTTCGGCCTCACGCACTTCCCCCGCACGGAGGACTGGCCGATCATGCCCGTCGACACCTGCGGCTTCACCCTGAAACCCCACGACTTCTTCGACCGGAACCCGACCCTCGACGTCCCGGCCTCCCCCACCGCATGCGCCTGTGCTCACGAGGACACCGGCGCTGCACGCACCGAGCACCACCTGCATCACCTCTCTGTCCGCCCGTCGTCGCACCACGGCTGA
- a CDS encoding LacI family DNA-binding transcriptional regulator: MQEPRRARLIDVARRAGVGKTTASDALSGGGRVSQATREAVLAAAAELGYSVNTAARHLRGGAIGTIGIVLPEVVSRSSYYMAFTFGIVTSAAAHDIDVTIVSPSMSSGRSRPIRADGLIIGDPLSGDAALPALMSSGIPIVTQEHLPDDIAGTPDGVLWSSHEAAMLRLFDEIDVTGARHPALLVAPDATDWSRQLVSGYRQGCAARDLAPVIAPISFEAPWHAVREATEKLLQAHPETDVIICGPDSSAIEVVAVLGRLGRTIGEDITVVSCVDHPSLPFLTPSITSIDLRPRDSGVACAELLIDLLDGRVASGTDVEFPIAVVARESTAQALRVRQ; the protein is encoded by the coding sequence ATGCAAGAGCCACGGCGCGCCCGATTGATCGATGTCGCACGGCGCGCAGGTGTCGGAAAGACCACCGCGTCCGACGCACTCAGCGGCGGCGGTCGCGTCTCGCAGGCCACGCGCGAAGCGGTGCTGGCTGCCGCCGCCGAACTCGGCTACTCCGTGAACACGGCGGCACGACACCTCCGCGGCGGCGCGATCGGCACGATCGGGATCGTCCTTCCCGAGGTCGTGTCGAGGTCGTCGTACTACATGGCCTTCACGTTCGGCATCGTGACCAGCGCGGCCGCGCACGACATCGACGTCACCATCGTCAGTCCCTCCATGTCATCAGGCCGCTCGCGGCCGATCCGCGCCGACGGACTCATCATCGGCGACCCGCTCTCCGGCGATGCGGCGCTGCCCGCGCTCATGTCGTCCGGGATCCCGATCGTCACTCAGGAGCATCTCCCCGACGACATCGCCGGCACTCCGGACGGCGTGCTCTGGTCGTCGCACGAAGCGGCGATGTTGCGGCTCTTCGACGAGATCGACGTCACCGGAGCTCGCCATCCTGCCCTCCTGGTGGCGCCCGATGCGACGGACTGGTCGCGCCAGCTGGTCTCCGGCTATCGCCAGGGCTGCGCGGCGCGCGACCTCGCCCCGGTGATCGCCCCGATCTCGTTCGAGGCGCCGTGGCACGCTGTCCGCGAAGCGACGGAGAAGCTGCTGCAGGCGCATCCTGAGACGGATGTGATCATCTGCGGCCCTGACTCCAGCGCGATCGAGGTCGTGGCTGTGCTCGGGCGGCTGGGGCGCACGATCGGCGAGGACATCACGGTCGTCTCGTGCGTCGACCATCCGTCGCTCCCGTTCCTGACACCGTCGATCACCTCGATCGACCTGCGACCGCGCGACTCGGGCGTCGCCTGTGCGGAGCTTCTCATCGACCTGCTCGACGGACGCGTGGCATCCGGCACTGATGTGGAGTTCCCGATCGCCGTGGTGGCGAGGGAATCCACCGCCCAGGCGCTGCGGGTGCGCCAGTGA
- a CDS encoding CaiB/BaiF CoA transferase family protein — protein MSAPLDGIVVADFSRVLAGPLATMTLADLGARVIKVERPGTGDDTRAWGPPYAESGITTYFESANRGKESVTLDLTDPADVARAHELIARSDVVIENFRPGLFAKLGFEWEALSAANPGLVSVSVSGFGLGPGAELPGYDFVAQAVGGLMHITGDADGDAMKAGVALVDVLTGKDAVIGILAALRRRERTGRGSRIEVNLLSSLQAALVNQVSAHLGAGSEPGRLGNRHPSIAPYESLRCADAPIAVACGNDAQFARMVRELGRPELAADDRFLSNPDRVAHRDALVVELESALAHDTAAAWADRLNRIGVAAGVVNSIGDGIALADRLGLDPVWEAVGVDGRRSRQIRSPLTWTPGIPVSVSAPPLLGEHDEQVRAWLDAGG, from the coding sequence GTGAGCGCGCCTCTCGACGGCATCGTCGTCGCGGACTTCTCGCGCGTGCTCGCCGGCCCCCTCGCCACAATGACGCTCGCCGATCTCGGTGCGCGGGTGATCAAGGTCGAACGACCGGGGACCGGCGACGACACGCGGGCCTGGGGTCCGCCCTACGCCGAGTCCGGCATCACGACGTACTTCGAGTCCGCGAACCGCGGCAAGGAGTCGGTGACCCTGGATCTCACCGACCCTGCCGACGTCGCTCGTGCGCACGAGCTCATCGCCCGCAGCGATGTCGTGATCGAGAACTTCCGTCCCGGCCTGTTCGCGAAGCTCGGTTTCGAGTGGGAGGCTCTTTCCGCCGCCAACCCGGGCCTCGTCTCCGTGTCGGTCAGCGGCTTCGGCCTCGGACCCGGTGCCGAGCTGCCGGGGTACGACTTCGTCGCGCAGGCGGTGGGCGGTCTGATGCACATCACGGGCGACGCCGACGGCGATGCGATGAAGGCCGGCGTCGCGCTGGTCGACGTGCTCACGGGTAAGGACGCGGTGATCGGCATCCTCGCCGCTCTGCGTCGACGCGAGCGCACGGGGCGCGGTTCCCGCATCGAGGTCAACCTGCTGTCGAGCCTGCAGGCGGCACTGGTGAATCAGGTGTCGGCGCATCTGGGAGCCGGTTCGGAGCCGGGCCGTCTCGGCAACCGCCACCCCTCCATCGCGCCGTACGAGTCTCTGCGCTGCGCGGATGCCCCGATCGCGGTGGCGTGCGGGAATGATGCTCAGTTCGCCCGGATGGTGCGCGAGCTGGGACGACCGGAACTCGCGGCCGACGATCGCTTCCTGAGCAATCCGGATCGGGTCGCGCATCGGGACGCCCTCGTCGTCGAGCTCGAGTCCGCTCTCGCCCATGACACCGCCGCAGCCTGGGCAGACCGCTTGAACCGGATCGGTGTCGCGGCGGGTGTCGTCAACTCGATCGGCGACGGCATCGCTCTCGCCGACCGGCTCGGCCTCGACCCCGTGTGGGAGGCCGTGGGCGTCGACGGGCGACGCTCGCGGCAGATCCGGTCCCCGCTGACCTGGACGCCCGGCATCCCGGTGTCCGTGTCGGCGCCACCGCTGCTCGGCGAGCACGACGAGCAGGTACGCGCCTGGCTCGACGCGGGCGGCTAG
- a CDS encoding PucR family transcriptional regulator, which translates to MVSLGELVSLAGSSLRPLAPFDAARAITGVHVSELEDPGRYLEGGELLLTTGIPLRSATADAYVDRLAAQGIGAIGIGLGEGWEHAPSALVEHCRSAGIPVFEVPDGAPFLDVSRAFWSIAGRGGQEEAMRTAHAHTRLVQAAAGPDPVAAVVRVMAQAIGGWVAWLPLGRTTSPALLHPRSLEGMLPSVRADVERSLLRSGVEAASFVSHGSTVVAHAVTDGERTRGALALGAGRPFGSSDRQLALTATALLRLLIAREAGGSTPPEDWITVLALRGEAAAARALAAASDVQLPMLFRVLASGEPAIGALGRGVDVDGLHVTLWHADSAPTSGSGILSGEIALEDVAATAARVAAWHRSSGDDGLRIDPNGRARGWAAALAAADPDLHRTVVAYLGNRQQAERTARALGVHRNTIRPRILAAEKLLAVSLDDPDVAAELWIALRDLPL; encoded by the coding sequence ATGGTGTCTCTCGGAGAGCTCGTCAGTCTGGCCGGAAGTTCCCTGCGCCCGCTCGCGCCGTTCGACGCCGCCCGCGCGATCACCGGAGTCCACGTCTCGGAACTCGAGGACCCCGGCCGCTATCTCGAGGGCGGCGAGCTCCTGCTCACGACCGGCATTCCGTTGCGCTCAGCGACGGCGGACGCGTACGTCGACCGCCTCGCCGCACAGGGGATCGGCGCGATCGGCATCGGTCTCGGCGAGGGCTGGGAGCACGCACCGTCGGCCCTCGTCGAACACTGTCGCTCGGCGGGGATCCCGGTCTTCGAGGTCCCGGACGGGGCTCCCTTCCTCGACGTCTCCCGGGCGTTCTGGTCGATCGCCGGACGCGGCGGCCAGGAGGAGGCGATGCGCACGGCGCACGCCCACACTCGACTGGTCCAGGCCGCGGCGGGACCGGACCCTGTGGCGGCCGTGGTCCGGGTGATGGCGCAGGCGATCGGCGGATGGGTGGCCTGGCTGCCGCTCGGTCGCACCACCTCCCCGGCCCTGCTGCATCCGAGATCGCTGGAAGGGATGCTGCCCTCGGTGCGGGCCGATGTCGAGCGGTCGCTGCTGCGCTCGGGCGTGGAAGCGGCGTCCTTCGTGTCGCACGGCTCGACCGTGGTCGCGCATGCGGTCACCGACGGCGAGCGCACCCGCGGCGCACTCGCCCTCGGCGCGGGCAGACCGTTCGGCAGCTCCGACCGCCAGCTCGCGCTCACCGCCACCGCGCTCCTGCGACTGCTGATCGCCCGCGAGGCGGGAGGGTCGACGCCTCCCGAAGACTGGATCACCGTGCTCGCCCTCCGCGGCGAGGCTGCGGCCGCGCGGGCGCTCGCCGCCGCATCCGACGTGCAGCTGCCGATGCTCTTCCGTGTGCTGGCGAGCGGGGAGCCTGCCATCGGCGCTCTTGGGCGTGGAGTCGACGTCGACGGCCTGCACGTCACGCTCTGGCACGCCGACTCCGCCCCGACCTCGGGCTCCGGCATCCTCAGCGGTGAGATCGCGCTGGAGGACGTCGCCGCCACCGCCGCTCGCGTCGCCGCATGGCACCGCTCATCGGGGGACGACGGCCTCCGGATCGACCCGAACGGGCGGGCCCGCGGCTGGGCGGCCGCACTCGCCGCGGCCGATCCGGACCTGCACCGAACCGTGGTGGCGTATCTGGGCAACCGGCAGCAGGCAGAACGCACCGCCCGCGCACTGGGCGTGCATCGGAACACCATCCGTCCGCGCATTCTGGCGGCGGAGAAGCTGCTCGCCGTCTCGCTCGACGATCCGGATGTTGCTGCCGAGCTCTGGATCGCGCTCCGCGACCTTCCGCTCTAG
- the gabT gene encoding 4-aminobutyrate--2-oxoglutarate transaminase produces the protein MTSVPHLLTEIPGPRSRALHAQRDAAVASGFGVTLPVFIASAGTSTLQDVDGNTLIDLASGIAVTSVGAANPRVRQNVAEQLDLFTHTCFMVTEYEGFVRVAEWLNDHVPGDFEKKTGLFSTGAEAVENAVKIARAHSGRPGILVIDEAYHGRSLLTMAMTAKEHPYKTSFGPFPGDVVRGPNANPLRGAGADEALAEIERIILAHGAEHFAALVVEPIQGEGGFIVPAEGFLAGLRRIADAHGIILVIDEIQTGLGRTGRLFASEHEGIAGDIILTAKALGGGLPLSAVTGRADIMDAAHAGGLGGTYAGNPLACAAALAVFEVLEEPDLLPRVAGIEQRIRRHLEPLLIELDQVAEVRGCGAMMAIEFADPGTLAPRPDLAQRISAACHAAGVITLTCGTFGNVIRLLPPLVIEEAVLEAGLEILVASIRSIAAEEAAA, from the coding sequence ATGACCTCCGTTCCCCACCTGCTCACCGAGATCCCCGGCCCGCGATCGCGTGCACTCCATGCGCAGCGCGATGCCGCCGTCGCCTCCGGATTCGGCGTCACGCTGCCCGTGTTCATCGCCAGCGCCGGAACCTCGACCCTTCAGGACGTCGACGGCAACACGCTCATCGACCTCGCATCCGGTATCGCCGTCACCAGCGTCGGTGCCGCCAACCCCCGCGTGCGGCAGAACGTTGCGGAGCAACTCGACCTCTTCACCCACACCTGCTTCATGGTGACCGAGTACGAGGGCTTCGTCCGTGTCGCCGAATGGCTCAACGACCACGTGCCTGGCGACTTCGAGAAGAAGACCGGCCTGTTCAGCACCGGCGCGGAGGCCGTCGAGAACGCGGTGAAGATCGCCCGCGCCCACTCCGGTCGACCGGGGATCCTGGTGATCGACGAGGCGTACCACGGCAGATCGCTGCTGACGATGGCCATGACGGCCAAGGAGCACCCCTACAAGACCTCGTTCGGCCCGTTCCCCGGCGACGTCGTGCGCGGGCCCAACGCGAATCCCCTCCGCGGTGCCGGGGCGGATGAGGCGCTCGCCGAGATCGAGCGCATCATCCTCGCGCACGGCGCCGAGCACTTCGCAGCCCTCGTCGTCGAGCCGATCCAGGGCGAGGGCGGGTTCATCGTTCCCGCTGAGGGCTTCCTCGCCGGCCTCCGTCGCATCGCAGACGCCCACGGCATCATCCTGGTCATCGATGAGATCCAGACCGGCCTCGGCCGCACAGGCCGTCTTTTCGCGAGCGAGCACGAGGGGATCGCGGGGGACATCATCCTCACCGCGAAGGCGCTCGGCGGCGGGCTGCCCCTGAGCGCCGTCACCGGCCGTGCCGACATCATGGACGCCGCACACGCGGGCGGCCTCGGCGGCACCTACGCGGGCAACCCGCTGGCCTGCGCGGCCGCGCTGGCCGTGTTCGAGGTGCTCGAGGAGCCGGACCTGCTCCCACGCGTCGCCGGCATCGAACAGCGCATCCGCCGCCACCTCGAACCGCTCCTGATCGAGCTCGACCAGGTGGCAGAGGTGCGGGGGTGCGGCGCGATGATGGCGATCGAGTTCGCCGACCCCGGAACGCTCGCTCCGCGGCCCGACCTCGCCCAGCGGATCTCGGCAGCGTGCCACGCAGCCGGCGTGATCACGCTGACGTGCGGCACCTTCGGCAACGTCATCCGGCTGCTCCCGCCGCTGGTCATCGAAGAGGCCGTGCTCGAAGCGGGGCTCGAGATCCTCGTCGCATCCATCCGCTCCATCGCCGCCGAGGAGGCAGCCGCATGA
- a CDS encoding acyl-CoA dehydrogenase family protein, translated as MTTVPDLLDFDEMLSADERATRDRVRTFVDARVRPHIARWYDEAIFPTELVPELADLGLLGMHLKGYGCAGRSAVEYGLAAMELEAGDSGLRTFVSVQGSLAMSAIHKHGSEEQKQEWLPRMARGEVIGCFGLTEPNSGSDPSSMTTFARRDGDGWVINGAKRWIGLASIAQVAIIWAQTDDGIRGFIVPTDSDGFVATPITPKLSMRASIQCDITLTDVRLPAEAQLPEARGLRAPFSCLNEARYGIGWGVIGAARDSYATALSYSRTRMQFNQPIASFQLTQQKLVDMAVEIEKAQLLALRLGRLKDAGSLAPHQISVAKLSNTRAAIAIAREARTILGGNGVSGDYSPLRHAANLESVRTYEGTDEIHTLVLGAHITGIPAFRNTTIEGAS; from the coding sequence ATGACCACCGTTCCCGACCTGCTCGACTTCGACGAGATGCTCTCCGCAGACGAGCGCGCGACGCGCGACCGCGTGCGGACCTTCGTCGACGCGCGCGTGCGCCCGCACATCGCCCGCTGGTATGACGAGGCGATCTTCCCCACCGAGCTCGTGCCGGAGCTCGCCGACCTCGGACTGCTCGGCATGCACCTCAAGGGCTACGGCTGCGCCGGCCGCAGCGCCGTGGAGTACGGCCTGGCGGCGATGGAGCTCGAGGCGGGCGACTCAGGGCTGCGCACCTTCGTGTCGGTGCAGGGATCCCTCGCGATGAGCGCCATCCACAAGCACGGCAGTGAGGAGCAGAAGCAGGAGTGGCTCCCTCGCATGGCGCGGGGCGAGGTCATCGGCTGCTTCGGGCTCACCGAACCGAACTCCGGATCGGACCCGTCGAGCATGACGACCTTCGCGCGCCGCGACGGCGACGGATGGGTGATCAACGGAGCCAAGCGCTGGATCGGTCTCGCCTCGATCGCCCAGGTCGCGATCATCTGGGCGCAGACCGATGACGGCATCCGGGGCTTCATCGTGCCGACGGACTCCGACGGTTTCGTCGCGACGCCGATCACCCCGAAGCTGTCGATGCGCGCATCGATCCAGTGCGACATCACGCTCACCGACGTGCGGCTGCCCGCCGAGGCGCAGCTCCCGGAGGCGCGGGGACTGCGTGCCCCGTTCTCCTGTCTGAACGAAGCCCGCTACGGCATCGGGTGGGGCGTCATCGGCGCCGCACGCGACAGCTATGCCACGGCGTTGTCGTACTCGCGCACCCGCATGCAGTTCAACCAGCCCATCGCCTCGTTCCAGCTCACGCAGCAGAAGCTCGTCGACATGGCCGTCGAGATCGAGAAGGCGCAGCTGCTCGCGCTGCGGCTCGGGCGTCTCAAGGACGCCGGCTCTCTCGCACCGCACCAGATCTCGGTCGCGAAGCTCAGCAACACGCGGGCCGCGATCGCGATCGCGCGAGAGGCGAGGACGATCCTCGGCGGCAACGGCGTCTCGGGCGACTACTCGCCGCTGCGTCACGCCGCGAACCTGGAATCCGTGCGCACCTACGAGGGGACCGACGAGATCCACACGCTCGTGCTCGGCGCGCACATCACCGGCATCCCGGCGTTCCGCAACACCACCATCGAGGGAGCATCATGA